The Microcystis aeruginosa NIES-843 sequence TAAGTCAGAAACAGACTTAACTAAAACAGATTGCTCGTTTTCTACTTTCTCTAATCTTTTATCGATGCCCTCAACCTTAAAGCCTAAGGCTTTAATCTCCCCTTTTAACTCCGATTGTCCTATTTCTACTTTGGTTAATCGTTCATCGATTTTGTCGAATTTTTGATTAACATCTTTTTGTAGAGAGTCTATTTTCCCCTCGATCCTTGTTAGAACAGCTTCTAGGGAATAAGTCACGGTTTCGTTAGACATGGGCTAAACTCCTATATTTTGCTATGTTGCGGTCTCGCGTAGCGAGCGCGTTGCGACCGCCTAATCTTCTTTGGGCGCGATTGCTCCAGTGGGGACTAATTCTGATAATTCTCCAGGCTGTACTCGTTAGCGATCGCATTAAAATAATGACACAATCAATTAAAAGTATAATAATACTAAATCCGTTGAGTAACGCACAGAAAACGGGTTTCTCGGAGAAACCCGTTTTCTACTCATGCAAAAGGCAAAAGGGAGAATAAATAATCATTCTTTAATAACCGGATCTAATATTAGTAAAAATTATCAATTGAATGTTAAGAAGTGCGGAAAGTGGGATTTAATACTGCTCACTTAAAACTCAAATCTGATAACTGGTAACTGGTAACTGATAACTGATAACTGATAACTCCTTAGATTTCGGGGGCTTTTAGGGAATAAAGGGAGAAACTGGGGGTTTTTGCCTTTGCCTGTTGCACTAAACTGGGGACAGAATTACGCACTAGGGCGGTTAATTTATTGGTAGTAGCATCGTAAATCGTCGTCGCCACTTTGGGATAGAGTCCAATGCCGATAATTGGCACTAATAGAGAAGCGATGATAAAGACTTCCCGGGGTTCCGCATCCACTAGGGCATGGTGTTCTTCTAATTCCTTATTTTCCGGCCCGTAGAGAATTTCTCGCAACATGGACAAGAGATAAATCGGGGTGAGAATGACACCGATAGCCGCTAAAAAGACGATGATGACGCGGAAAGTGGGACTATAGGCATCACTGGTGGCAAAACCGATAAATACCATTAATTCCGCCACAAAACCGCTCATCCCGGGCAAAGCCAGGGAAGCGAGGGAACAGGTAGTCCACATGGCAAAAACTTTCTTCATTTTCTTGCCGACACCGCCCATCTCGTCTAACATCAGGGTATGGGTGCGATCGTAGGTACAACCGACCATAAAGAATAAACTCGCCCCAATCAGTCCGTGGGAAATCATCTGTAACATCGCCCCACTTGTGCCAATATCGGTAAAGGAAGCCATACCAATCAAGACAAATCCCATGTGAGAGATGGAAGAATAGGCAATTTTGCGCTTAAGATTGCGTTGGGCAAAGGAGGTTAAGGCGGCGTAGATAATATTAACTACCCCTAAAATCACCAAAACGGGGGCGAAAACGGCGTGAGCATCGGGTAACATCCCCATATTCATCCGTAAGAGCGCATAACCACCCATTTTAAGCAAAATTCCCGCTAGTAACATATGGGCGGGGGCAGTGGCTTCGCCGTGGGCATCTGGTAGCCAAGTATGGAGGGGGAAAATCGGCAGTTTTACCCCGTAGGCAATCAGAAAACCAGCGTAGAGGAATAATTGCAGTTTCAGGGGGAAATCCTTGCCAGCAATAGTCACCATGTCAAAGGAGACGGTATCGCCATAAAAAGCCATCGTCAGCGCCGCTACAAGGATAAATAGAGAGCCTCCGGCGGTGTAAAGGATAAATTTGGTGGCCGCGTAGAGACGGCGTTTACCGCCCCAAATGGAGAGGATCAGATAGACGGGGACTAATTCTAATTCCCAGACGAGGAAGAACAGTAACAGATCCTGTACGGCAAACACCGCAATCTGTCCCCCGTACATCAACAGCATTAGGAAGTAGAATAGTTTCGGTTTAAAAGTCACCGGCCAAGCCGCTAAGATAGCCAGAGTGGTGATAAATCCCGTTAAGATAATCAGAGGCATGGAGAGGCCATCGGCTCCTAAGGACCATCTTAGGTCAATTTCGGGCAACCATTGGTAACTTTCCACTAATTGCAGATTGGGATTAGCGAAATCGTAACTGCTATAGAAAGCGTAGATAATTAGGGCAAAGTCGATTAATCCCACCGTCAGAGCAAACCATCTCACGGTTTTACCGTCTTTATCGGGAATTATGGGAACCAATAAAGCGGCGACGATGGGAAAAAGGATGATGGCAGTTAACCAAGGAAAGTTCGTTAGATTCATCGGCTGTTTTAATATTTATTTAATCGTCAGAATCGAGAAATTAAGCTAAGGCTTTTTGACGGTTTTACCTAGCAAAACCACCTTTTTTCTCTTGTTCTCGCGGTTACAGTTAACTGTACCTAAATCAATCTAGCAATTATTTTCCTGTCCTTGTCTGTTAATATTGTTAAGTTTCAAGAGACTGCTGGCCTAATTAGGGTTTGAGAGTTCAAAAATGGGAAAAATACCGATGAGGTTGCAGAAAATCTCTAAATTAAGTGGGTAGGTGTTAAAAATTGTCGGCTCCCCCGCATACTAATGGTAGGGTTGATTCATGAATCAACCCTACGATGAATCAACCCTACGATGAATCAACCCTACGATGAATCAACCCTACGATGAATCAACCCTACGATGAATCAACCCTACGATGAATCAACCCTAGGAGCAAGGGGGGAGGGGATAGTTCAGTTTAATCGGGTAAATCGAAGAGAACACCTGTCATATAACGCTCTGCCCATTCCCAACCAAAGGCTTTTTCTAGTACACGCCGAGTTTTATCGTTTTTTTGCTGTTGACTACAATAATCCCGTTGTCCCTGTAAATAAATGCGCGCTTCTTCCCCAGAAAGAGGCTGACTTTCCCTAGCACATTTGCAGTGAATTGTCAAGAAATCTGTAACTCTTTGTAAAAATTGTCGTTCCTCGGCGGCGGTTTCGGGACGAATAAACAGACAATATTGGGAGAAAATATGACCCCAAGGCGGTAAATCACGAGCTTGGGCGAAATCAGCCCCAGGTAGAGCCGCTAAAGCTTGATTATAGGCACTAGGGAGAGTTTTATCGCCACTGGTGGGAGAAAGATCCACAATAGCGGCACTGATTCCCGCTTTGCCGGAGACTATATCACATCCGAACATCGGCAGCGGATATTCTGGACGGGGGAACATGACACAGTGGAGAATATCCAAACCATTGCCCAGTTTAGCCAATTCTAGGTGCATTTTGCGGAACTGGGGAGTTTGATAGCAGCGATTCTCGATAATTAATTTTTCCCCTTCTAAACGTCCCTCCACATAGCCTAAACCTTCCGGCAACTCAAAGGGCGACAAATCAAGATAATTTTCCCAGTGGGACAGAATTGCCGTGGCTAATTGTCCAATCAGGGGATGAAGTAACGGTAAAATTTCAGGCGTGGTAACGGCTATCATGGGTCAGTAATCAGTAATCAGTTATCAGTAATCAGTAATCAGTTATCAGTAATCGGCTTTTTTCTCCTTATCTCCCCTGCTCACCTCTCCCTTCTCCCCTCTCCTGTCTCCTGTCTCCTGACATCTAAAATCCACTTTACCTCATGGAGCGATCGAGATTAGAACTGGGAAACATAAAATTAACTTTTTGATCCTTCTCCCAATTTACCCTATGGTTAGCAGTGCCACTCGTCCAAGACCTTCCTTAAAAACCCTCTGGCAAAAGATAGAATCTTCTCCCTTGCCGGAAACCGAGGAATCGATTATTTTAAGAATTCTGGTGCAAGCTTTAGTAATCGTCGGTATTATCGCCACCGATGTGGCTACTGATAGTTATACCAGTATTTGGGCCGTTCCTCTCAGTATTATCGGCGGAATCTGGAGTTGGCGACGCAGGAAAAAGCGCAATATCGGGGCAAAATTTTGTATAGCGATCGGAATGTTGGTAGTGTTGGCGCTATTCTTGGGTGATATAGTTGCGATGCAGGATAGTCGCATTGCCCTAACACAATTATTAATTCAACTGCAAATTCTCCATAGTTTTGACCTGCCCCGACGCAAAGATTTAGGTTATTCTATGGTAATCGGTTTAATTCTCTTGGGAGTCGCCGGGACAATCTCCCAAACCCTCGCTTTTGCGCCTTGGTTAATCCTCTTTCTGCTTTTATCCCTACCTACCCTAGTTTTAGACTACCGTTCTCGTTTAGGTTTAGATAATCTCAATCAGAGTCTCCCTTTCTTCTCAAGGAAATCCCCGCGTCTAGCCACAAAAAAATTAGTTTCCCCGCCAAATTCCCCCCTTTCTCCCAAACGTTTTGGGATTTTCTTTCTGACAATTCTCCTCTTGGGATTGACAATTTTTGCCCTGATGCCGCGTTTTCCGGGTTATCAAATTCAATCTTTTCCCGTCAATAGTCCAGGAGGTATGGAAAATCAGGATTTTGAACAGGGAGACAGACAAATCGTTAACCCCGGCTATGTGCGCGAGGGTGAAACGGGGAATGGTGGCGTAAATGGCGGTAATAGTCCCACTACAGGGTCAGGACAGTTAGATTCCACCTTTTATTACGGTTTTAACCCCCAAATCAACCAAAATTTGCGGGGAAGTATGACTCCCCAGACAGTCATGCGGGTACGTTCCCAAGCCCCCGGATTCTGGCGGGCTATGGCCTTTGATCGCTATACTGGTCAAGGGTGGCAAATCTCGCGAGATCAAGAAGTGGAGGATTTAAATCGCAGTAGTTGGTCCTATCGCTTTTTTGTGCCGCTACCTGCAACCCAAGCCAAAACCCATCAGGTAGTCCAAACTTACAGCATTGTCTCCAGTTTACCGAATATTATCCCCGCTCTTACTTCGCCTCAGTTTCTCTTTTTTCCTACCCGACAGGTATCTTTAGACCGAGAAAATAGCTTAAGGTCGCCGGGGGGGTTAGCGGAAGGGCTAACTTATACTGTAATCTCACAAGTGCCGGAACGCAATCGCAGCCAACTGCGATCGGCACCAGAAACCTACCCTAAGTCTATTCTCAAGCATTATTTACAAATTCCTGCCGAAATTGCCCCGAAAGTCCGCCGAAAAACCGAGGAATTGCTGGCAAAATCTCCCACACCGTTAACCTCTCCCTACGAGAAGGCCCTATATTTAGCCCAAGCATTGAAGCAAAACTACGAATTAAAAGCCGATTTGCCCTTTTTAGCCGAAAATGAGGATTTAGTCTCGGCCTTTTTGTTTCGTTTTCAGGGGGGTTACGCCGATCATTTTTCCACCGTGTTAACGATTATGTTACGCTCGATCGGTATTCCTGCCCGATTAGCCACCGGTTTTGCTCCTGGCCAGTTTAATCCTTTCACTGGCTTTTATGTTGTCCAAAATACGGACGCTTACGCCATCACAGAGGTGTTTTTCCCCGGTTACGGTTGGTACAATTTCGATCCTATCCCGGGCCACGAATTAATTCCCCCATCCTTTGAGCAAGCGGAACCTTTTAGCGTCCTCAAGCAATTTTGGCAATGGGTAGCCGGATGGTTGCCCTCCCCAGTAACGGGTTTTCTCGGTCTGATTTGGGAAAATGTTATCGTTACTATCGGTCAGTTATTGGCCTGGTTATGGCGCTTTATTTCCGGCAGTCTTTTAGGGGGAATTCTCGGCGGTTTAGTCGGGGTCGTCTTCGCTTACGCTGGTTGGTTAGGATGGGGACAGTTCCATCGTTGGCGTCGGGGTCGCCGGTTAGCAAAACTACCACCAATCGAGCGTTTATACCAGCAAATGTTAGGAATCTTAACAGAAGCCGGTTATGGCAAACATCCCGCTCAAACCCCTTTAGAATACGCCGCCGCCGCCCGCCGCGTCCAACCGCCGCCAGTGGCGAATATTATCGAGGAGATTGCTCGCGCCTACGTTGATTGGCGTTATGGCGGGAAATCGGCTAATATTGAGAGATTACGCCAACGTTTTCGAGAGTTGCCCAAGCTAGTGAAAAAGTGAGCTTGAGCCTATAGTTAGGGTTTGCGGCAAAAAGTTTTTCAGCAAATCCTAAATAATCAATAACTGGATTTAGTATTACGGGTTAAGAAACCGAGAAAACGGGTTTCTTTAGGAAACCCGTTTTCTGGACCTCGGTGCTTAACCTAACGGTGCTGGGGATATTTATAATAAGGTAATAAACTGATCCACGCTCAACTCGGCGTCTCTAATAATTGAACGCAAAGTTCCCTTTGCCAGTTTGGGGTGATCTGGGACAACAACCTGAGAAAATGGGTTATCTCGACGAAGAATAACGTGACTGCTTTCTCGTCGTTTTTGGTAAAAGCCGACTTTCTCCAGCACCTTAATACAGTCCTTGCCTGAAACACTCGGTAGCTTACTCACACAACCGCCAGAAATGTTTCCAATGTATCCTCTGGAATCGGCAGTCCGTCTTCCGCTAAAGCCGCAATATAACCGGCAATCGCCTCTTTTATATTAATCAAGGCTTCTTCTTTCGTTTTTCCCTGACTAACACAGCCTTTGAGACTTGGACACTCCACAATCCAATAGCCGTCTTCGTCTCGATATACAATGACTTGCCTCATTTTTCCACTCGCTTTTTAAGAAGTGTTAATAATTACCCCTAATCATAGCAAACAACTCAGCCAAATTTATTTACCGTTCCTGCATTAGCCTTCCCCCCAACGTCATCTCTAGATTTAGTCAAGGCGCTGAAGAATACTTACACTAGCGGCGTTGGTTTTTCGCAACCAAAGTAAATTACATATCTTAAATTGAGAGTAACTAAACTTGACAATCAGTTTAACAATGCGCTAGAGTAAATGAAACTTCTAGACTGTAACGCTGGCGGAAGGGAGGCTATTAATTTCGACTGATTTTTTTTACTAATAACTAAACTAAGAAAATATAATTATGACAAAATATCAAACAGAAACCCTAATCAAAGTTCCTTTAGATGTTGCTGAAACTTATTGGAATGCAACGGAAGAAGAGCGTCAAAAAATAGCAGAAAAAATCGCTTTTTATGTTCAATTTTCAAATTTATCTAGAAAAGAATCTCTGGAGAAATTATATAAAACGATGGATACTATTGGACAAAAAGCACAAGAGAGAGGATTAACCACTGAAATTTTAGAATCTCTCTTAAATGAAGATAACTAAACGCTTTGTTCTCGATACCAATGTTATTATCAGTTAATATCGAGAGATTAAGCCAACGTTTTCGAGAGTTGCTCAAGCTAGTGAAAAAATGAGCTTGAGAGCAGTTATCTTAATGGTGAGGTAGGAAGTTTTCGTTTTGGGGAGTCGGTCGCCGGTCGTCCATAGCAAATTAGGTTACACTTCATCTTGATGAGAAAGGCTATAAATAACACTATGTTAAGAAATGTAACGAAGGACAAAACCCTTACTGTTGCCTTGTCTGCACAGTTAACTTTATTTTTGTCCGACTACCGATAATTCTCAGCCAGCAATTTATAAGCAGATCAATGTCATCTTGTCAAGTATTTGAACAATCAATTCAGATTAAAGCTAGTGCCACGACGGTGGAGCGTTGTATCACGGATTTAGAGTTAATGCGTCGTTGGTTGAATCCGGTGTTAGTTTGTGAACCTATCGGCGATTGGAAGACCGATATCGGTGGGAGAAGTCGTTTTTTGATTCAAATCCCCCTAATTCAGCCAACGCTGAAAAGTACGGTGATTGAGAGGGAACCGGGGTTAATTGTCTGGCAATTTGAAGGCTTTTTTCGCGGTTGCGATCGCTGGGAATGTCAACCCAATGATGGCGGCACTTGTTTAATCAATCGTTTTGAGTTTGCGATTCCTAATCCGGTTGTGGGGTGGGGATTCCAGCAATTCGCCGCCAAATGGACTAAAAAGGATATGGAAGCGCAATTAAGACGCTTAAAACGAGTAGCCGAGGAAATTTATCTACTTTCAGCAACAAGTTAAGCTGATGGGGTGGTAAGCGGGGGGTTTTGGGGATGGGAGAATACCCTCACCCCCAACAGCTAACCCCTGATCCCTAATCGATCGAGATCGACTGGGGACTGTTGCCGTTATCCTGATTATTGTCGTTAAAACTGACTAATCCCTGCTCTTCTAACCATTTTTTGAGGGGATCGTCCGAAAGTTTCAAGCGCAGTAATCCAGAGGCAAAACCACCGAAAAAAGCGATCGGTTGTTGAATCAGTTCTTTAACAACGGGTTGTAATTCATCGAGAAACATCTTATTCTATCTCCTGATATTGTCACACCTATCAATGTTAAGTTAATTGAAGTGATTCTGTAAGACTAGCATGACTGAAACTCCCAACACGGTGAAAAAATCTTTCCGGCTAACCCCGTTTATTTTCCTAGGAATACTGCTCATTTGGCTAGGAATTAGGTTAATCGCTCCCGATAGCGTCAGTTTATTCGCCGGTACTCGTCCCGATTATTTGGGAGTCAGGGAAGGTAAACTGGCTCCTTGTCCGGTCACTCCTAATTGTGTTAGTAGTCAGAGTCAGGATCAGGCTCATGCGATCGAACCCCTTAGTTATCAGGGTAGCGGTGAAAAAGCGATCGAGCAATTAGCTAAAATTATCGCCTCCCAACCGAGAACTAAAATTATTAACCAAGATAGTAACTATCTCTACGCCGAATTTAGCAGTCAATGGATGGGATTTGTCGATGATGTGGAATTTTCTCTTAATCCTAGCAAAAATGCGATCGATGTTCGCTCGGCCTCCCGGTTAGGAGAATCGGATTTAAATGTCAATCGAGAACGAGTGGAAACCCTGAGAAAACTCTTTTCAGTGATCAGTAATCAGTAAACGGTGAACTGAATCAGAGAATACGATAAGAAAAATTATGTTTCGTCCCCAACCGATACCAGCAAAAGCAGGACAGGAATCCGTCTGGGATTATCCGCGTCCCCCGCGCCTAGAATTATCGCCTAAACACCTAAAAATCATCTTTAATGGGGTGATAATTGCCGATACTAAAAGCAGTTATCGAGTTCTAGAAACCAGTCATCCCCCAGTTTATTATCTACCGCCCCAAGATATTAAAATGGAATACCTGCAAGCCACAGCAGAAAAGTCTTTTTGTGAGTGGAAAGGTCTAGCGGGATATTACAATATCACTGTTGGCGACCAACAGGCAATTAACGCCGCTTGGTATTATCCGGACCCGACACCAGAGTTTCAGGCAATTAAGAATTATCTGGCTTTTTATCCTGCCAAAATGACCGCTTGTTATGCCGACGGTGAATTAGTACAACCGCAACCGGGCAACTTTTACGGGGGATGGATAACCTCCGATGTGGTTGGTCCATTTAAAGGCGTTCCCAATAGTTGGGGCTGGTAATCCCGTTAAGTAAGTAGGGTTTGCTGAAAAAGTTTATTGGTGGAGTCAGGAGTCAGGAGCCGGTCGTCAGGAGATTATTTTTATTTATTCTTCCCACACCCTACACCCCACACCCGTTACAGTAGAGCAGGAAGTCGCCTTCCCACCCCCTGCTTCAAAACCGGACTTACGACTTTCGCCGTATCCGGCTCCTGAGTAACTAGGCTACTGTCATTAGTAGAATAATAATGGGAATTATTATTTCCTTGTCTATTCAACCCTCTTGGCTGTATCCCCACCAGACAAGATTGTTGGTTTTAGGGCGTATATGACCGTTGATTGTTGCTTAGACTTCCTAGTTACCCGTCCTTTGTCAGCATATCTTTGATATTACTCAAAGCCTTGGCTTTTAAGGACATCCTCTCCCTCTATTGACTTGCGGATGGTTTCCTACTGCCCCGAACGGGCAGAGTCAATCAGGGTTACTTCGTTCCCTATAACCATTGGTTGAACCCTTAGGATGATACTGTCCACAACAGAGTAACGGGAATGCCTTACTGATAGTGGTATGAGCTATCAGCCCCAACTCTGTTAACTTTTGTTTCGAGCCTGTCAGCCTTTTGGCTCGTGGGTGTTGACGATGGTTAATTCGTATCTTCGCCCCAGGGCTATCCATAGGTTCTGGCTCAACGGGTTTCTGATTTAGGCTATCAGATACCGCTTTTTTTTTCCTCGCTCACTACCTCAGATGTACCAAGTCTAAAGCAGCAGGAAATGCCGTCACTCTAGGCATCTAGAGGACAGGACTAAGGTTATTACTAACCCGCACCTGTAGGGTTATAAAGTTATCAAGGTACTACATTTACCAAGCGGCTAATCCTCTAAACGTCTTACTGTCTAGTTTCTAGCCAACGAATCGCACCACACCCCACACCCTACACCCTACACCCTACACCCTACACCCCACACCCCACACCCCCTTAACTCCTAGTTTCTACTTTTTACGAGAAATTATGACTATATCCCAACCCGATCTAGAACCCACTTGGATGACGATTATTCGCCTCTTGCGCTGGGATAAACCCGCAGGTAGGTTAATTTTGATGATTCCCGCTTTATGGGCGGTATTTTTGGCGGCAGACGGTGTGCCACCGCTACCCTTGATCGGGGTGATCGTTTTGGGAACTTTGGCCACTAGCGCCGCCGGCTGTGTGGTTAACGATCTTTGGGATCGGGATATCGATCCACAAGTCGATCGCACTCGTAACCGTCCTTTAGCGGCCAGAGCTTTATCGATCAAGGTTGGTTTGATTATCGCTCTGATTGCTTTCTTTTGCGCCGCAATTTTAGCTTTATATCTGAATTTCCTGAGTTTTTGCCTATGTTTAGCCGCCGTTCCCCTGATTATCTGCTATCCTCTCGCCAAGCGTTTTTTTCCTGTACCCCAATTGGTTCTTTCTCTCGCTTGGGGTTTTGCGGTTTTAATCTGTTGGAGTGCCGTCACCGGGTCGTTAAATAGTAATACATTTATATTATGGGGAGCGGTGATTTTTTGGACATTGGCATTTGATACAATTTATGCTCTGTCCGATCGAGAGGATGATCTCAAGGTTGGTATTAACTCTAGTGCCATATTTTTCGGCAAATACGCCCCGGAAGCCGTGGGGGTCTTTTTTGCCCTAACAGTGGGTTTATTGGCTTGGGAGGGGCAAAAAATGCAGTTATCAGCCTTTTTTTGGCTAGGGTTGGGTCTATCGGTGATCGCTTGGTGGCGTCAATACCGGCTGTTACGTCAATCGGATTTACCCAAACCAGTTTATGGTCAAATGTTCGGTCAAAATGTTTGGGTCGGTTTTATTTTATTAGCGGCTATGATTGGGGGAAGTTTGTATTAAAACTCCCCCAAGAATGTCCCTAGAGTCAGTTTGTCTATTCTGACTCTAATAATCCCATTACCTTAGCTGATGCGGGTTCACCAGTCATGAAAGCTACCCGTCTTTGAAAATTTTTTTCCACAGCAATGCAGGTATTTAAGGGATTTAAAATACCCTTTCTGATTTCCCTTTCCCAAGAATAATTTCTTTCTCGGTGTTTAAATCTTGATAATTGCTGGGTGAAAACAGTAACCACTTGATAAATGATTTTTAAATCGTAAAGAGAGTCAATTTGAGAAATTTTAACCGCTAAAGCCCGAAATTGACGGGATATTTCTTGAGCTTGCTCTTGACTACAGCCATGGTCACGATGATAATAATTAACTACTTCTGCCATGTACTGAGCGTGTTTAGCGGCATTTTGAATGCTATGTTGAGCATTTTCCACGGGAGCAAGAAATCGATCTAATAATAGCTGTTGGGCGTAGGCATCGCGAAGGGACGAATTAGAGATTACTTGTAATTCGGCCATTCTTTCTTCATGTTTACGGCGATTTTCGGCATAAATCTCCGTCAGAATAGTATCTAACAGCTTGGGAATCGGATAAAAGACATCAATCATAGGAAAATTTAGCTTAGTTTGTCTAGAGATAAGAAACTCTATTGATAGAATTACCCAAAATTGTAGCAGTTATCTGAATAGTCAGGTACGATAAAATCAAGTTAGTAAATTACCGCCCCTTAACTAATGTCCAACTCGAAATCTAGTAGCGTTTGGGACCACAAACCCCGTTGGTGTCAACCTTGGTCGATTCTGTTGACAGGAATTACCCTGATTGCTGGCTGTTGGTTTTTAACCCAGCGTATCTGGTTAACTCTACTCCTATCTATTCCCATACTCCTGTGGTGGTTTGTCTTCCTAATTCTTTATCCAAGGACGCTGCAGCAACAGTTAAACACAGAAAGAATCGGGGAAAGCATTGATTAAAACAGGAAAGACAGGACAGGGATTTTTATCCTGTAATTGACTACTTTCATCTCCGCGAAAAGTGTTCCAACGGAAAGGAGCTTTTTTTTCACTCGACATCCATAAAAGTCTTTTTGCTCGCGTCATCGCTACATACAAAAGTCGGTATTCTTCAGCTTTTTTAAGTTGTCCAGCTTCTAACCAAGCGCTTAAAGGTGGGGGAATAATTGGTATGCTGTCGGGGTTTAAATAGCGTTGATGAACCGCTGCTCGAATTTGCGCCCGGGCCACTTCTGCGAGGGTAAAATCTGCCAAAAATTTCGCCCCATTGGGAACCCAAGGTTTGCCCGGGATAATATCTTCGTGAAGAAAGGGAATAAAAACATAATCCCAGTCTAAACCCTTGGCTTTGTGCATAGTAATAATCGTCAGTTGTCCGGGACGAGTATAACAATCGTCGTTATCTTCTTCCACTCCTTCAAAGCGCTCAGAGGCGATAATTTCATTAAGGGTATTAATTGTATTTTTGAGAGAACTATTACCAGCAGTTTCCTGATAAATACGGGCGGTTAATTTTTGCAAAGTTGCTAATTCTGACCCCGAATATTGGAGAGTCATAGCGAAAAAAGACAGGAGTTGATAATGGGGTAATTCTAATCTAGCTTTTAGTAAACTGCAGCAATAACGACGGGCGATTTTTTCGTTAGATTTCAGTTCAGGATCGAGGGGAGTGGGATAAAGAAATTGTTCGGGATAGGTAACTAAAGGATTTAAATCTTGGGCAGTAATTAAACCCCTCAATTGTAGCACTTCTAAGGCCGCTTTGAGATAATCGGGAGAGTGGGGACGTTCGACAAAAGCTAATAGTTTCAGCATTTCGGCGGGAATTTGGGAAAAGCGATCGATCTCGTTAGCTTCAAAAATTCTGATTTGATAACTTTTATAAAAATGGGCAAATTTTTGAGCAAAAAAGTGTCCCTGTCGATTTTCTCTAACGAGGATAGCCGCATTATGTTGAGGGTTTTCTTGGAGTAATTTAACT is a genomic window containing:
- a CDS encoding DUF6737 family protein, translating into MSNSKSSSVWDHKPRWCQPWSILLTGITLIAGCWFLTQRIWLTLLLSIPILLWWFVFLILYPRTLQQQLNTERIGESID
- a CDS encoding 4-hydroxybenzoate solanesyltransferase, producing the protein MTISQPDLEPTWMTIIRLLRWDKPAGRLILMIPALWAVFLAADGVPPLPLIGVIVLGTLATSAAGCVVNDLWDRDIDPQVDRTRNRPLAARALSIKVGLIIALIAFFCAAILALYLNFLSFCLCLAAVPLIICYPLAKRFFPVPQLVLSLAWGFAVLICWSAVTGSLNSNTFILWGAVIFWTLAFDTIYALSDREDDLKVGINSSAIFFGKYAPEAVGVFFALTVGLLAWEGQKMQLSAFFWLGLGLSVIAWWRQYRLLRQSDLPKPVYGQMFGQNVWVGFILLAAMIGGSLY